Proteins from a single region of Labedella gwakjiensis:
- a CDS encoding metal-sulfur cluster assembly factor, which produces MVTTLAPDKFDQVEEALKDVMDPELGINIVDLGLIYDLGWDDENNALIIHMTLTSAGCPLTDVLEEQTAEALDGVVDAFRINWVWMPPWGPEKITDDGRDMMRALGFAI; this is translated from the coding sequence ATGGTCACGACGCTCGCTCCCGACAAGTTCGACCAGGTCGAGGAAGCACTCAAGGATGTGATGGATCCCGAGTTGGGGATCAACATCGTCGATCTCGGTCTCATCTACGATCTCGGGTGGGACGACGAGAACAACGCCCTCATCATCCACATGACCCTCACATCGGCCGGGTGCCCGCTCACCGACGTGCTCGAGGAGCAGACGGCCGAGGCCCTCGATGGCGTGGTCGACGCGTTCCGGATCAACTGGGTGTGGATGCCGCCGTGGGGTCCAGAGAAGATCACCGATGATGGACGCGACATGATGCGCGCGCTCGGATTCGCCATCTGA
- a CDS encoding MalY/PatB family protein produces MTEPTDELSAAPIDVLRSRTSEKWREYPDDVIPMFVAESDFPLAEPIARALHAAIEAGDTGYVASRTGLPDAFAGFARRHWGWDLADATVQTTADVSMGIVEILRRIDVGTGLVITPPVYPPFYMLADEAGATVVDVPLLETGALDLEGIERAFRAGSRALLLCNPHNPLGYPHDAGSLAELADLADRFDATIVSDEIHAPLTHSDARFVPWLSVSDAARRTGFALHAASKAWNIAGLKCALMIAASPRTTAVLRSLPVEVAWRTGQFGVIASIAAYTEGDAWLARAVRTIERNRHTLVRRLGTELPDVVVSEPRAGYLAWVDVSSLGLGEEPADVILRRARVALRTGSDFGPGGAGRVRVNIACDPALLEEAIDRIVVVADEVRDADRSRATS; encoded by the coding sequence ATGACCGAGCCGACGGACGAGCTGTCCGCTGCACCGATCGACGTGCTCCGCTCCCGAACGAGCGAGAAATGGCGCGAGTACCCCGACGACGTCATCCCCATGTTCGTCGCCGAATCCGACTTCCCTCTCGCAGAGCCGATCGCTCGAGCCCTGCACGCCGCAATCGAGGCGGGCGATACCGGCTACGTCGCCTCCCGGACGGGCCTGCCCGACGCCTTCGCGGGCTTCGCACGGCGGCACTGGGGATGGGATCTCGCCGACGCCACGGTACAGACCACCGCTGACGTGAGCATGGGGATCGTCGAGATCCTGCGGCGCATCGACGTCGGTACGGGGCTCGTCATCACCCCTCCCGTCTATCCGCCGTTCTACATGCTCGCCGACGAGGCGGGCGCCACTGTGGTCGACGTCCCGCTCCTCGAAACGGGCGCGCTCGACCTCGAGGGGATCGAGCGTGCGTTCCGGGCGGGGTCGCGCGCGCTCCTGCTGTGCAACCCGCACAATCCGCTCGGGTACCCGCACGATGCTGGATCCCTCGCCGAGCTCGCCGATCTCGCCGACCGCTTCGACGCCACCATCGTCAGCGACGAGATCCACGCACCCCTCACGCATTCCGACGCTCGCTTCGTCCCGTGGCTGTCGGTGTCGGACGCTGCGCGCCGGACCGGATTCGCGCTGCACGCTGCGAGCAAAGCCTGGAACATCGCCGGGCTGAAGTGCGCCCTCATGATCGCCGCCTCGCCGCGGACCACCGCCGTGCTCCGTTCCCTCCCCGTCGAGGTCGCCTGGCGAACCGGGCAGTTCGGAGTCATCGCGAGCATTGCGGCGTATACGGAGGGCGATGCGTGGCTCGCACGCGCCGTTCGCACCATCGAACGCAACCGCCACACGCTCGTCCGCCGGCTCGGCACCGAGCTCCCGGATGTCGTCGTCTCCGAGCCGCGCGCCGGGTATCTCGCGTGGGTCGACGTCTCGTCACTCGGTCTCGGGGAGGAACCGGCAGACGTCATCCTGCGCCGAGCACGGGTGGCCCTCCGCACCGGCAGCGACTTCGGGCCAGGGGGAGCTGGACGTGTGCGCGTCAACATCGCGTGCGACCCCGCGCTCCTCGAGGAGGCGATCGACCGGATCGTGGTCGTGGCCGACGAGGTACGCGACGCCGATAGGTCGCGCGCGACGTCGTAG